CCCTCTTCCTCAAGATAGCTGGTAGTGTTAATTATCTCcttaaggagagagagggagagagttgtGGTGACgaaaggggtgagagagagggagagagagagaggggagagggggggggagattgtCTGGAGGTGCCCAGTGTGCCATAACTGGTTTTGGTACTATTCAACACTTGTCTTGCCCTCTTCATCATTCATGTTTTTTTTCCCCCTCTCACGTCTGGTTCGTCTCTAGCTTTCTCTCCCACATGGCGGCGCCCCCGTCCTCCCTGGTGGCAGGCCGGTGGCAGGCCGGTGGCAGGCCGGTGGCAGGCCGGTGGCAGGCCGGTGGCAGGCCGGTGGCAGGCCAGTGGCAGGCCAGTGGCAGGCCGGTGGCAGGCCAGTGGCAGGATAGCATATAATGGTATTTGGGTCTAGAGAGTCAGACGCTATTGGAATTCTGTCTGTACTTTAATAATGTTTAAGCCATCTCTCTTGAACGTCAGATCCCATGTTGTCATGCcccggctgtgtgtgtgtctgtagggTCGGTCTGGGGCGTCTTAACCGTCCACGAATGTTACGTTGTTAGAACTCCGGTGTCAGAGAGGTGACTATAGGTACGTTTCTCACCAGTCTTGTACTCTCTCACCTTTCCTTCTACCACACTTttatcgttctctctctctctctctctctctctctctctctctctctctctctctctctctctctctatcatttacatcctttcctctcctctcgacTTCCCACCATTTTGCTTTTTATTAAATCCTCTTCTTTCTTGACTTTTCTCACTGCTCCTCAAACCTCGTCTAAGccgatccccccccccacacttccccccctcttctccacaCATTTCCTCCCCCCTCcaaacactccccctcccccctccaaacactccccttcccccctacacactccctcccccctctaaacactccccctccctccctcaccccttccctacCTCGACCCACCAACACACTTGTAACCCAATTTCTTCCTACATAGCAATCATCTTTTTTATTGTCGTACAGGTGGAGACCAGGCCGCGACTGTCTGCCGTCCAGACCTGTCATTTCCATTACCGTCTCCCGGGCGTTCTCGTCTGTCTCCTCTACCGTCTGAAAGGAGGGATGCTGGTGGTGTCAGCCCTAATTGTGAcactccgtaaaaaaatgcaactgttttcccTATCCAGAAGCTATAttaggcgtaatggcttggcgctttcccctgataattccctcctctcTCTAACCAggcacgtacgaacccaagcaacccacctaacccgatGTATAGCAAACGTCACTAATACGGCGCTTTAATTTTATTATGGCAGCTATGTTTTAACGGATTGGTCAGTTTCGTTAAAAAAAATCGTACAAGGCTGTAATGTAATCCcatctgctggggggggggggggaaggggaaggaggatTTACAGCACTGTTAGTCCTAAGAACTCTATATATGTGGGTCTCCAGTAGGCTTATTTTAACAGGGTCACTGATGAGTGGAGTAACGTGAACGAGCGGGATTCGAGCACCTAGCCAGAGATGAGGGTCCCAATGTTGATCTCTGAAAACCTTTTTTCAGTCACTTTCCTACCACAAAGGTGGCCATACATTCATACAATGCCGccagtgtatatatgtatgttttcTCCTGTCGTTCATACGAGGGTTAGAGATCTATGTGAAGTTCATAGCTCAAGGCACGCAGCTAAGTTGCTCGTATCTTTACAACTCTCAGTAAGTCCGAGGCTGTCGACAGACCTCTTAGCAAGGTTCCGCTGTGATTTGCCAATCAACTCATTATTCAGGTGGAGTGTGGGATAGTGTGGACGGCGTCACCTGTGCCACGAATGTCAAAGGTGCCCTTGGATGGTGAGCCTGCctattccctctcctctctccccccccccctcccacatatCCTCTACTCCGAGCAGACTACTAATCGCACCTGCTTTCCCACCTCCGCTTCCTACCACTACTACGCACTCAAGCTCATTCGTGGCTCGACTAACTCTCGATCTTAACATTAAGTTTACCTCGCCCTAAACTCCTTCAAGATCGCTGTGTTTacacttgaattgaaattgaaataaatttatattttacACTTGTGTTTTCCTCGTGGCTTCTCTAGCTGAAGCGATTGTTTCTTGTCGTGAAACATAAGATGCAGCGGGAGTCTTGAGAGGGAATGGGGTGGCTGGTGAGGAAATGGGGTGAATGGGGGAGGAAATGGGGTGAATGGGGGAGGAAATGGGGTGAATGGGGGAGGAAATGGGGGTGTCTGGGGAGGAAATGGGGTGAATGGGGGAGGAAATGGGGGTGTCTGGGGAGGAAATGGGGTGAATGGGGGAGGAAATGGGGTGAATGGGGGTGTCTGGGGAGGAAATGGGGTGAATGGGGTGGATGGGTAGGGATGGGAAAGGGAAGGGACTGTTGTCATCAGATGGGTTGAGGGAAAGACATGTAGGAAGGAGGTAAGCACATCGGTCTATCAGTTCGGATGCTGATGCTCTCTATACCGTCAATAGTCATAGAATAAACAAGGCTCTGATGATGTAGTGGTTTCTGATAAAAGCCATTTACACGTTTCGCACTTGTCTAACTGCCCGTTTACTTATATTTGCTGGGCCTCAAAAGTGCAGCACTTTCCACCGTCTTTTAAGTAGCGGGAGTACAAGAACTTCTCTGACACCGGAAATTTTACCTTGTATGTGTGGCAGACCCGCCAGTTGATACACTGGTAGATCTTACCCGCCAGTTGATACACTGGTAGATCTTACCCGCCAGTTGATACACTGGTAGATCTTACCCGCCAGTTGATACACTGGTAGATCTTACCCACCAGTTGATACACTGGTAGATCTTACCCACCAGTTGATACACTGGTAGATCTTACCCACCAGTTGATACACTGGTAGATCTTACCCACCAGTTGATACACTGGTAGATCTTACCCACCAGTTGATACACTGGTAGATCTTACCCACCAGTTGATACACTGGTAGATCTTACCCGCCAGTTGATACACTGGTAGATCTTACCCACCAGTTGATACACTGGTAGATCTTACCCACCAGTTGATACACTGGTAGATCTTACCCACCAGTTGATACACTGGTAGATCTTACCCACCAGTTGATACACTGGTAGATCTTACCCACCAGCACCAAGCTGTGAGCGGTGCTCACTTTCCCAATTACGGAGGAAAGAAGGTAAGTGTCTTTAGAGACACTTTCACAGCGACCAGAAACCCGAagacacgaccaaagatcacattcactccaaacatctaccatctacgggctattcatgcccgtgccactcctTGTGGTGGTTTAATCATCATAACCGACCACTTCGAAAGGAAATtggtctatgcccctgttacctagcagtaaaataggtacctgggtgttagtcagctgtcacgggctgcttcctgggggtggaggcctggtcgaggaccgggtcgcggggacactaatgccccgaaaccatctcaagataacctcaagatatgatcCCTTTTGTAGGACTCCCACTCCCAACATCTCCAGGGGGATAGGGACTAAACTCAATCAAGTTAACACAGGTATCTGGACCTTACGCCATTACAAGGTGTAGCAGCCTTCTACTGCGTCAACACTTTTCCTCTGGTGTACCTGACGCTACACACGCGAGTGCGGGGTCCCAGCTCACTTATTGTGATGCGTCTAGTGTCTCAGGGCTGGCCTTCTGCTGCTTagcgctctcttgctctctcaagTGGCTGCCCGGAGTGGGTCATTTAGCTGAGAACTTCTTCCTAGCGAAATTTTTACGTTTGAAGCGCCTCGCGTATTTCATTTGTTTTAAGGCTGTGAAAACTTGTGTGTTGGGTAGATTGGTTGATTATTACGGGTAGTGAAGGTTCTTCGTGATAAAGTTGtgggagagatagggagggatTGGGAGGGATtgggagagatagggagggattgggagagatagggagggattgggagagatagggagggattgggagagatagggagggattgggagagatagggagggattgggagagatagggagggattgggagagatagggagggatTGGGATAGGGAGGGATTGGGATAGGGAGGGATTGGGATAGGGAGGGATTGGGATAGGGAGGGATTGGGATAGGGAGGGATTGGGATAGGGAGGGATTGGGATAGGGAGGGATTGGGATAGAGAGGGATTGGGATAGGGAGGGATTGTAAGAGATAGGGAGGGGattgagagagatagggagagagggagggagtgagaaagTTGTTGTTGACTTagcttcagctactgggaacaaaaagttccaagtagcacgggctatggcgagcccgtagtggtcttacctggcacaggagcctgACTGACTGTCAAAGAGAAAGAGAATAGTGGTTCAGGGAAGACAAGTGactggctttagtgtcccagacgTTTCTTTACTTCTCTGAATGCTTATTCctcggtgaggggggggggggggggaagtggctgggtggtgggaaggaaaagggggaggggaggtgtcCCTTGAgcgccaacacccccccccctgttcctccctaagTAATAATGGGGGGATGGGATCgtgggaggggaaagggaagggaaggcacGTGATAAACTTGAGAACAGGTAAGGAAGGTCCGGAATGGTGGTTGATTATGGGTTTTGGTttgaagggggggaagggggtggaggggaagggaggaagggggagatatGGAGACCTTTGTAGGGGAGGTTTGAGGATGTTTTTGAGGAAAGAAGAATGGAataagaaggagagagggagggagagcgaaTGGGCTGAAAAAGTTAAGTGGTTGTCACGTCCTGATAAATTAATGGCTGGGTAAATCTGCAGGGCTCTGAGGGATGAAGAGAGCCCCCAGCTGAGACCTGGGGGAGGCTGGGACGCACCACCTTGCACAAGCTGGGGGAGGCTAGGACGTACCACCTGCACAAGCTGGGGGAAGCTGAGACGTACCACCTGCACAAGCTGGGGGAAGCTGAGACGTACCACCTGCACAAGCTGGGGGAAGCTGAGACGCACCACCTACACAAGCTGGGGGAAGCTGAGACGCACCACCTGCCCAAGCTGGGGGAAGCCGAGACGCACCACCTACACAAGCTGGGGGAAGCCGAGACGCACCACCTACATAAGCTGGGGGAAGCTGAGACGCACCACCTGCCCAAGCTGGGGGAAGCTGAGACGCACCACCTACACAAGCTGGGGGAAGCCGAGACGCACCACCTGCCCAAGCTGGGGGAAGCTGAGACGTACCACCCGCCCAAGCTGGGGGAAGCTGAGACGCACCACCTGCACAAGCTGGGGGAAGCTGAGACATACCACCTGCACAAGCTGGGGGAAGCTGAGACGCACCACCTGCACAAGCTGGGGGAAGCCGAGACGTACCACCTGCACAAGCTGGGGGAAGCTGAGACGCACCACCTGCACAAGCTGGGGGAAGCCGAGACGTACCACCTGCCCAAGCTGGGGGAAGCCGAGACGTACCACCTGCACAAGCTGGGGGAAGCTGAGACGCACCACCTGCACAAGCTGGGGGAAGCCGAGACGTACCACCTGCCCAAGCTGGGGGAAGCTGAGACGTACCACCCGCCCAAGCTGGGGGAAGCTGAGACGTACCACCTGCCCAAGCTGGGGGAAGCTGGAACGCACCACCCGCATAAGCTTGAGCAACAGCGAGACAATCTTTATTTCAGGGTGATACCGGCGCCGATTGGTAAGGGTATCGCAATTCTGGCGACTGTTTGGATACACGATACCGTAACCTGGCCAGACTAGCCTATCGTAACCTCTGCATTAGCCCCCGGAAACAACCCACAAACCACCTGTCGACGATTCCGAGGACcaacgtccccgcggtccggtcgccTGATACGATATTAAAGCCGAAACTTACAGAAATTTCGCGTAACACCGCCAAATTGCGATTATTTCTGAACACAAAactatctgacctgacctgacctgacgtagCCAGCTTAGGTTTCCTGATCTAACCAAaactcggccgcctgttgggtaaCCTTACTAGAGGATTCACTTGAATTGCATTGCTGTTAACATGTGGTGTAGTactcagttgtgcttgcagggggttgagctttggctctttggtcccgcctctcaactgtcaatcaactggtgtacgtacagattctggagtttattacgttctatcatatctacatttgaaactgtgtatggagtcagcctccaccacatcactgcctaaggcagtccatctgttaattactctgacactgaaagaattctttctaacgtctctgtggctcatttgggtactcagcttccacctgtgtctcctagtgcgttgttgttgttatagattcagctactcggaacaagttccaagtagcacgggctatggcgagcccgtagtggacttacctggcacaggatcggTGCTGAGCCCTAGTGCGTGTTCTACCCTTGCTAAATAGGTGCACAAGCTTGAGGTGTGCCCAAGCtgtagtggtctaaggcgtgtgcttAGCAGTACCAATTGCGCGGGTTCGAATCTTCCTCGTGGTTGCTACTGGTTTTCTCTTAAGCAAATATAATGACCGCCTCTGAGACGCAGGAGCACGCTTCCATGTAAACAAGAGGCGAATAACGAGTGTATAGTGTATTGTTTACAAGTGTACATCAAACAAGAAACAAAAGCAAGATTGTTCCACAGGTTCCAACCCCCAGGTAGAGAAAGGTCCCTATTGTGTATCAGATAAGAGCAAAACAAGCCAAGGGAGAGCTACTGGTATCACTCAAGGCTTCATTAGCTACGTGTACCGTACAAGGAAGGTGTACCGTACAAGGTACCACATATGGTTCCTCGTGTGACTGTAACATACGACGTACCGCCTCAGGCTCCCTCGCCTGCGTGTGTACCGTAGCTGGTACCATCCAAGACGTTCTCATCTGAGTGTACCAAACAGGATATCATCCCTAGGCTCCGGTGTAGGCCTACCACACCGAGTGGGTCGAgacgaaaacaaattaaaaatcaCGATTCTCTTTAGTATGTGTCCAGTGCCTATGTGCGTTTTCTTTTAAAGAAAAGAAGTTGCTTTAGAAAGTAAAAATAAGTTACTTAAAAAAGAAGTTTAGATCAAACTTGATGAACGTACTTTAGTTTATTTTTGTACTTTGTATTTTGAAAATTTAAATGTTTAACTCATTCTTCAAGTATGTGatcttctcttgaggttatcttgagatgatttcggggcttagcgtccccgcggcccggtcctctatcaggcctcctttttgttacacccccccaggaagcagcccgtagcagctgtctaactcccaggtacctatttactgctaggtaacagggacatcaggggtgaaagaaacattttgcccatttgtctcagcctccaccggggatcgaacccggaacctcaggactacgaatccgaagcgctgtccactcagctatgaggCTTCCATATTGGACTTGCTGTTCTTTCCTTATGATCTTGATATACGGTGTTAGTGTATTTtgtaattaaactcttaaacatgTCTCGGTGTTGTCAAATGTCACATGCTGGCGACATTGTGAGCTTGCGTGGCACCCAAGAGGTGAGTGCCACGTGTGCCACCGCTGTACCCATGGTGCCTTAGTCTGTGTGGTGAGCCGTATGTTCCGAAGCCTGCCACCAGGCGGATTGGCACTCCTATCTTCACCATGGATGTCTCCAGAGTGCTGGCACTCCTgacacagtcaccatggatgcCTCCAGAGTGCTGGCACTCCTgacacagtcaccatggatgcCTCCAGAGTGCTGGCACTCCTgacacagtcaccatggatgcCTCCAGAGTGCTGGCACTCCTgacacagtcaccatggatgcCTCCAGAGTGCTGGCACTCCTgacacagtcaccatggatgcCTCCAGAGTGCTGGCACTCCTgacacagtcaccatggatgcCTCCAGAGTGCTGGCACTCCTgacacagtcaccatggatgcCTCCAGAGTGCTGGCACTCCTgacacagtcaccatggatgcCTCCAGAGTGCTGGCACTCCTgacacagtcaccatggatgcCTCCAGAGTGCTGGCACTCCTgacacagtcaccatggatgcCTCCAGAGTGCTGGCACTCCTgacacagtcaccatggatgcCTCCAGAGTGCTGGCACTCCTgacacagtcaccatggatgcCTCCAGAGTGCTGGCACTCCTgacacagtcaccatggatgcCTCCAGAGTGCTGGCACTCCTGACAGTCACCATGGATGCCTCCAGAGTGCTGGCACTCCTgacacagtcaccatggatgcCTCCAGAGTGCTGGCACTCCTgacacagtcaccatggatgcCTCCAGAGTGCTGGCACTCCTGACAGTCACCATGGATGCCTCCAGAGTGCTGGCACTCCTgacacagtcaccatggatgcCTCCAGAGTGCTGGTACTCCTgacacagtcaccatggatgcCTCCAGAGTGCTGGCACTCCTgacacagtcaccatggatgcCTCCAGAGTGCTGGCACTCCTgacacagtcaccatggatgcCTCTAGCGTACAAGCAGCACACATCCTGTTATTTACTTGGGAAAAAACGCGCACGACCCAAAACAGGCGTCGTCTGTGGCCTGATCTCGCGTCGCGAGAACCCAGACACGCGAGAGGAATAATTACATGCATCAAGTCTGCCCTGGCACTGGTCCGACATTCCTCTTGCGAGTCGCAAAACAGAGAAGATCAGTATGGACGCGTTTCATCTCTCTCACGCAGGTCCGCTTGAAGTCTGAGAGCCCCCAGAAAGTCGTTAATCCCTCACGGTCCGCAAGTTCTTTAATGGTAAATTCCAGCCGGAGGCTTAACTGCCGCCCGCTGAGAGGGTGTCGACGATGAAGGACACTGGGAGACATCGGCTGCTCTCGCCAGATTACCAGAGAAAGTCGCTAAGTATTCTGTCTGGGGGCAAAAGGCTGGTGCAAGAATGTGGGTCAGCGGCACGGGTCTAGGAGGTAGTGAGGCGCCGTGCCTCCTGCCGTGCCTCCTGCCGTGCCTCCTGCCGTGCCTCCTGCCGTGGTTCCCACACACACTTGTCCCTCAGGATGCCAGGACAATAgaagagaggacactgttgttctaggcaccttgttacctagcagtaaaataggtacctggggtgttagtcagctgtcacg
The sequence above is drawn from the Procambarus clarkii isolate CNS0578487 chromosome 57, FALCON_Pclarkii_2.0, whole genome shotgun sequence genome and encodes:
- the LOC123744960 gene encoding uncharacterized protein; translated protein: MWALACKAVLQEDLVSVSLGVEATGGAEARDRRCILGEAETYHLHKLGEAETHHLHKLGEAETHHLPKLGEAETHHLHKLGEAETHHLHKLGEAETHHLPKLGEAETHHLHKLGEAETHHLPKLGEAETYHPPKLGEAETHHLHKLGEAETYHLHKLGEAETHHLHKLGEAETYHLHKLGEAETHHLHKLGEAETYHLPKLGEAETYHLHKLGEAETHHLHKLGEAETYHLPKLGEAETYHPPKLGEAETYHLPKLGEAGTHHPHKLEQQRDNLYFRVIPAPIGSNPQVEKGPYCVSDKSKTSQGRATGITQGFISYVYRTRKVYRTRSRREKLKEVDPEGV